Within the Serratia sp. UGAL515B_01 genome, the region GCTGCGTCAAGTAACGTTGCTGTTGGTGTAGTAGGAAAAATGTCACCTAAATCAACTGCTATGATATTCACATCATTATTATTCACAATACGTTTTTTTAACCAACGTTCGTATTTTTTTGTTTTATCTAGTATCTTGGAGGTTAGTTGTGTTTTAGGCTTATCTGTAACTGCATGTTCTTTTGCATTGATGCTTTTATATCGGAATCTTTCATCTTCTTGGGTCATTAACGTCACTTCAAAATTAAAACGAACCCCATTCACCTTCATTGAAACATCAGGGTGATTTTCTCCAGGTTGCTCAATCAGCCGGCCTTCTTTACCAATACATTTTTGCAGAGCAGATGCCAAAAAAACCTCTGAAGGAAATGATTGTCGCTTATTAATATCGTTCTCAAAGTCAATTGCTTGAGTAAATGAGTCTTGATGCTTGCCAAGATATTTTTTTACCTGTTGATATGCCAGTTCATAATCGAAACTCACATCCATCTCCTAATTTGACGCTTTACAGCGGGAATAGCGGCACTTGCTGCAGGCGTAAAATTTGACAGGAAGAACCATGCCCGAACGCCAACAGAGATGACGCTTATCTTACAGAGAGAAGCACTGGGCAGTGTGACAGAAAAACATAAATTTCCCAGGCTACGTACTTTCGGCTAAAAATAAAAAAAAGATGCTAAAAATTAACCTGTTTATTGATAAAATTCAATGTGATATACAAATAAGGTGGTTTTTTTGTAAGAAATGGATGCGGAACCCCTTATCGGAAAGAATTCAGCCTGGTCACAATACTGACTTCCGATGTCTGTGAAAGTCGTAAGTGTTAAACAACTTATTTTCTTATTAACGCGAGTAATTTTGATTCTACAACTAGGTACAAAAGATAAGGGATCAAAAAGATCGTGTTGAAGAGGCTATAATTCTTTGCTGCGCGATATGCCAATTCGCGCTCGTAACGCTTATCTTCGAGGTACTGTAAGCGGTCGTGTTCACTGACTTCAGTGTCTATCTCACGTTCAATTTTACGAAGCGATTTAATATCGCTGAGTTTTCGGTAAATATAAATTGCGACAACAATACTACACGCAGTCAATATTATGATAGTGGCCATTGTTCTACCCCATATTGGTATCGTCATATTATCTACTAATTTGTTCAGCATAACAGGCTAGTGATCAGGGATCGAGAACAACTGAATAGAACCTATGAAGTGAGCTTGGCGGGTTGCGTGAGGGTATCCGGCACGATGCGCTTTTGTCCGCAGCGGGGGCGTGGTTTTCGTTTTGCGTCTTTCTCGGAAGGTGTTTCGCCTGACCAGGAAACGCCTTTCCGTTCACTGTAAAAATCGAAAAAAGGATGAATCGCTTAAAATTATAAGTGACGACTCGGGTCCTGAGTTTGATGGAGTAAACCGATCACCTCAATGCCGTAAGACGTTTCACGGTAGTAAATCATATGGCTTTCACAAGGAAAACTCATGATCTCTGGGCCCAGTTCTTCACGGGCTATTCCGGGAAAGGGATGTTGATCAAGAGTCGATGTCAGGACTGTTCGGATGGCGTGTGCGTACAGGTCGGCTATTTCCTTTCCCCACCGGCGCTGTGAATAGGCCCGGATTTGACGAAACTGAGTCTTGGCGTCAGTGGTAAATCTGACGGTCATGCCAGCCCTCCTGGCGGATTTAACTCATCAGGTGTCAGATCGCTGAAGACATCATCCATCTTCTCAGTCAGTACGTGGATTAGGGCCTATACCGCGCGGTCAGTACACAATAGGTTCACACACTAGTTCAAAAGGGCCGATGACCATTATATTAGAACCTTCCAGAGGGAATCACATGTTTGAGAGGAGCGCATTCAGAATCCACGGAGACAGCCTGCGTGATCCAGGTAATGCATCGGAAGGCTGTATCATTGTTGGCCCTAATATACGTCGGGAAATCATCAATTCCACTGACCGTGAATTGGTAGTCGAATAATGAAAAAACTGCTTATCCTCATCCTGCTGGTAATACCTGGAATCAGCACTGCCACCTCAAAAGCACTGGATTATTGCGCCACCGTTGAATCATGGGCTGCCCAAAAAGTTATTCAGCAGCTTGTTCAAAAAAACAAAGACCTTGACCCGCAACGCGCAACCGCTTTACTGCTGGAAAGAACAGCCTTAAAAGAGCAGTCCAAACCGGTTACGCTAAGCGAATGGGGGCCGTTATACACACAAACGATAAAAATCCAGATCCCGTTTACAGGCAATAAAAAGCCTCCCATGACTATTATTGCCTCTTCCATTATTTCAGCGGAAGAATGCTCCCTGACAGAACCGTCCTATCTAGACATGGGAATGTAATAAACCGGAACTATTCTGAGCGCTTGGTTAACAAAAAAGGCAGATAACTCATATGAATATTGCTGTCTGCCATACTGAGCGTTCAGACAACCGGAAGCGTTGACCTGATAAGATATATCCTTTTAAATCCCATCGAATTAACGAAAATACATAATTATCGGTACATTCATCGAACGTGAGTATTACCTGCAGTGACCAAATCTACACATTAAATACACGACCCATTTAAAGGTAAAGCATCCCCCCAGCGTTGCATGGCCTCCAATACTGGACGTAAGCTTTGCCCAAGAGGGGTCAGCTCGTAGACAACCCGAGGTGGTGTTTCCGCAAAAGCGCTACGAGTTAGCAAACCATGGTTCTCGAACTGTCTAAGTCGGTGGGTAAGCGTGTGTGCACTGATACCTGGCAAAGCCTTGCGCAATTCGGTAAATCGGCGAGGACCGTGTAATAACTCACGGATGATCAGCGTAGCCCAGGGGCCGTCTAAAAGAATTAGAAACCTGGCAACGCCACAAGAGGGGAGTTCTGGTAATGACATAAATAATATTCCATTAGTGCAGTTGATGTAACTGGTGCAGTATATGCAATAATTGAATTTCAGTATATTACTTAACCTCTTTTATTTCACTTAGGATGATTTTTATGACCTACATTGTTCATGGTGCAACAGGTGCACAAGGCGCTCCTTTGTTCAAACGTCTTCTTCAGTCAGGCAAGCAGGCGATTGCCGCAGTACGGCATACAGACAAGCTTTCTGGTATGCCAACCATACAGATTGATAATGCTTCGGTTGATTCGCTGGTTGCGGCCTACCGCGGAGCGGAAGGGGTGTTTATTCATTTGCCGCTAGCTGCTGAAGCTGAACGTGTGTCTTATGCTCGCAATATTGTTAAGGCGATCGAATTAGCTAAACCAAAACGTGTCGTAATTTCTACCAGTGGTGCCATTATTGACGAACCCGATTCGCCGCTGCAGGCACTCAATGACTCAGCTATTGCTATCCTGATCGACGGTGTGCAGAAAACTGGGGTATCTACTGCTGTCTTAGCACCTCGGTTATATCTGGAAAACCTGTTGCTGCCGATGGTGTTCGGCCCGGCACAATCTGATGGCACATTACGTTATCCGATCCGTGCCGACTTCCCTGTGTCCTGGAGTTCTCATCTTGATGTGGCCGAAGTGGCTGAGCGCCTCTTTAATGAACCGGGGATCACAGGCGTTGTAGGTGTGGGCCAATTGCCTGGGATGTTGGGTGCTGATCTGGCGCAGGGCATGGCCAAATATCTTGGTCGTCATGTCACATTCGAGAGTCTGCAACCACAGGACTTTGGTACATTGATCGAACCATTGTTCGGCCCTGCTGCTAACGCTGTTGTTGGTCTGTACCAGGCCTTGTGGCAAGTGAGCAGCAATACCATTTCTGCTACCACAAGTGCACAGCAACTCCTGAACATGACGCCGCGAAATGTCGAGAAATGGCTGGCTGATACCCTGAAATAGGGGCTAATAGTGTTAGAGAAAACGAGATAAAAATTACCTCTCCTGCTAGTAACGGCTTATCTCCGACAGGACAATAAGTGATATACCTGTCATACTTCGAGTTGCGTTTATGAACAGCAACTCGAAGTGTTTTGTGCGGATATCGTATTATCGATTTTTATTCTTATAATTGAATTCAATCAATAAGCGCCCACCACTCAAACAGTGCCACGCAAAATACGCACATTGGCCTTTCTGTACGTACATTCAGCGCGTTCCACAACGGCCTCCAAGATTACCCGCTAACCCGCCCGTCACCATCACTTATGAATAAGATGCTGAAGGGCAGGGCACACGCTATTTTTGTTTGTCCGCGAGAGTGACCTCAACCAGGCAGCTCATAGCATTCGGTCCTTGAGTGAGAGAAGATGTGCCGATATCCAGGGTCAACACGTTAGGGTTACCTGATTGTTCAGTTTGTTGCCAGTTTGGTCCAAAGCCCGGATCGAACCATGCTCCGGTAGCCATCAGCACGACTCCACGCGTGATCCCCTGATTAAACACCGCGCCAGCTAGGCAGCTACCACGCTCATTGCTTACCCGCACGAGTACACCGTCAGTTATCCCTCGTTTCTTTGCATCCTCGGGATGTAGGTAAATCTTCTCTTTCCCAGCAACTTTGTTGGCCTGTACCTGTGGGGCCGGATCGAGTTGGCTATGCAGGCGGTCGTCTGGTTGAATTGAGATTAAGTGCAATGGCCAGCGTTCTGTCTGCGATGCCCCCAACCACTCAATGGGTGGGCGCCATTCTGGATGGCCAGAAAAGTCATCGTAACCATAACTGGCAATGGTTTCGCTGAACAATTCAATCTTGCCGCTGGGTGTTTTTAGAGGATTGGCCTGCGGATCGAGACGGAATTCCTCAAAGAAAACATAATCTTTTTCCGGTGCCTGCAGTTCGACATATCCACGCTGCCAGAATGTGTCGAAATCTGGCCAAGGGATACCTGCACATTGCTGAGCTTCTCCGCAGCGTTGGTAGATTGATTCAATCCACTCCCGTTCATTGCGTCCT harbors:
- a CDS encoding type II toxin-antitoxin system RelE/ParE family toxin — translated: MTVRFTTDAKTQFRQIRAYSQRRWGKEIADLYAHAIRTVLTSTLDQHPFPGIAREELGPEIMSFPCESHMIYYRETSYGIEVIGLLHQTQDPSRHL
- a CDS encoding helix-turn-helix domain-containing protein, which encodes MSLPELPSCGVARFLILLDGPWATLIIRELLHGPRRFTELRKALPGISAHTLTHRLRQFENHGLLTRSAFAETPPRVVYELTPLGQSLRPVLEAMQRWGDALPLNGSCI
- a CDS encoding SDR family oxidoreductase — protein: MTYIVHGATGAQGAPLFKRLLQSGKQAIAAVRHTDKLSGMPTIQIDNASVDSLVAAYRGAEGVFIHLPLAAEAERVSYARNIVKAIELAKPKRVVISTSGAIIDEPDSPLQALNDSAIAILIDGVQKTGVSTAVLAPRLYLENLLLPMVFGPAQSDGTLRYPIRADFPVSWSSHLDVAEVAERLFNEPGITGVVGVGQLPGMLGADLAQGMAKYLGRHVTFESLQPQDFGTLIEPLFGPAANAVVGLYQALWQVSSNTISATTSAQQLLNMTPRNVEKWLADTLK